A stretch of Gemmobacter fulvus DNA encodes these proteins:
- a CDS encoding 2-oxoglutarate dehydrogenase E1 component produces MNDQSPNDAMHASSFMDGANADYIDQLQARYAADPASVDAGWVAFFKALGDSELDAKRAAAGPSWARADWPPAPADDLTAALTGEWPMMPAKEAKGAAAKITAKAEEKGVSLSDAQIQRAVLDSIRAIMLIRAYRIRGHLAADLDPLGMTDRTNHPELDPKSYGFTEADMDRPIFIDNVLGLQTASMRQIVEIVKRTYCGTFALQYMHISDPEQASWLKERIEGYGKEIAFTREGRKAILNKLVEAEGYEKFLHVKYMGTKRFGLDGGEALIPAMEQIIKRGGNLGVKDIVIGMPHRGRLSVLANVMQKPYRAIFNEFQGGSFKPEDVDGSGDVKYHLGASSDRTFDGNTVHLSLTANPSHLEAVNPVVLGKVRAKQDQLGDTDRHQVLPILLHGDAAFAGQGVVAECFGLSGLKGHRTGGTIHIVVNNQIGFTTAPHFSRSSPYPTDIALMVEAPIFHVNGDDPEAVVHAARVATEFRQTFHKDVVLDIFCYRRFGHNEGDEPMFTNPAMYTEIKKHKTTLQLYTERLVRDGLIPEGEIEDMKAAFQARLNEEFEAGKEFKPNKADWLDGRWKNMSRESQDYTPGKTSIAPETMAEIGTALTRVPEGFDLHKTVGRQLDAKKKMFETGVGFDWATAEALAFGSLAVEGFPVRLSGQDCTRGTFSQRHSAFIDQTTEERHYPLNHIRAGQARYEVIDSMLSEYAVLGFEYGYSLSEPNALVMWEAQFGDFANGAQIMFDQFINSGESKWLRMSGLVMLLPHGFEGQGPEHSSARLERFLQMSAHDNWIVANCSTPANYFHILRRQIHRDFRKPLVLMTPKSLLRHPLCVSTAADFTTGSSFHRVLWDDAERGNSKTMLKADDQIKRVVLCSGKVYYDLLAERDARGLDDVYLLRVEQLYPMPTKSLITELARFKQAEIIWCQEEPKNQGAWSYIEPNLEWVLGQVGGATKRARYAGRNASASPATGLASKHKAEQEALVNDALIAEGK; encoded by the coding sequence ATGAACGACCAATCCCCGAATGACGCGATGCACGCTTCCTCCTTCATGGACGGGGCCAATGCCGACTATATCGACCAGCTTCAGGCGCGCTATGCCGCCGATCCGGCCAGCGTGGATGCTGGCTGGGTTGCCTTCTTCAAGGCGCTGGGCGACAGCGAGCTGGACGCCAAGCGCGCCGCTGCGGGCCCGTCCTGGGCGCGCGCCGACTGGCCGCCTGCGCCCGCCGATGATCTGACCGCGGCCCTGACCGGCGAATGGCCGATGATGCCCGCCAAAGAGGCGAAGGGCGCTGCGGCCAAGATCACCGCCAAGGCCGAAGAAAAGGGCGTCAGCCTGTCGGATGCACAGATCCAGCGCGCCGTGCTGGACAGCATCCGCGCCATCATGCTGATCCGCGCCTACCGGATCCGGGGCCATCTGGCCGCCGATCTTGATCCGCTGGGCATGACCGACCGCACCAACCACCCCGAGCTGGATCCGAAATCCTATGGCTTCACCGAAGCCGACATGGATCGCCCGATCTTCATCGACAATGTTCTGGGGCTGCAAACCGCCTCGATGCGGCAGATCGTGGAGATCGTGAAGCGCACCTATTGCGGCACCTTCGCGCTGCAATACATGCACATTTCGGACCCGGAACAGGCCAGCTGGCTGAAAGAGCGGATCGAAGGCTATGGCAAGGAAATTGCCTTCACCCGCGAAGGGCGCAAGGCGATCCTGAACAAGCTGGTCGAGGCCGAGGGCTATGAGAAATTCCTCCATGTGAAATACATGGGCACCAAGCGCTTCGGCCTTGACGGTGGCGAGGCGCTGATCCCCGCGATGGAGCAGATCATCAAGCGCGGCGGCAATCTCGGTGTCAAAGACATCGTGATCGGCATGCCGCACCGGGGCCGCCTGTCGGTTCTGGCCAATGTGATGCAGAAACCCTATCGCGCCATCTTCAACGAATTCCAGGGCGGCAGTTTCAAGCCGGAGGATGTGGACGGTTCGGGCGACGTGAAATATCACCTCGGCGCCTCGTCGGACCGCACCTTTGATGGCAACACGGTTCACCTCAGCCTGACCGCCAACCCGTCGCACCTTGAAGCGGTGAACCCGGTGGTGCTGGGCAAGGTGCGCGCCAAGCAGGACCAGCTGGGCGATACCGACCGGCATCAGGTTCTGCCGATCCTGCTGCATGGCGATGCGGCCTTTGCCGGGCAGGGCGTCGTTGCCGAATGTTTCGGCCTGTCGGGGCTGAAAGGCCACCGCACTGGCGGCACCATTCATATCGTGGTGAACAACCAGATCGGCTTCACCACCGCGCCGCATTTCTCGCGCTCCAGCCCCTATCCGACCGACATCGCCCTGATGGTGGAAGCGCCGATCTTCCACGTGAACGGTGATGACCCGGAGGCCGTGGTGCACGCCGCGCGTGTGGCGACCGAGTTCCGCCAGACCTTCCACAAGGACGTGGTGCTGGACATTTTCTGCTATCGTCGCTTCGGGCATAACGAAGGCGACGAGCCGATGTTCACCAACCCGGCGATGTATACCGAGATCAAGAAGCACAAGACCACCTTGCAGCTCTATACTGAACGCCTTGTGCGCGACGGTCTGATTCCGGAAGGCGAGATCGAAGACATGAAGGCCGCCTTCCAGGCGCGTCTGAACGAGGAATTCGAGGCAGGCAAGGAATTCAAGCCCAACAAGGCCGACTGGCTGGACGGGCGCTGGAAGAACATGTCGCGCGAAAGCCAGGACTATACACCGGGCAAAACCTCGATCGCGCCGGAAACCATGGCCGAAATCGGCACCGCGCTGACCCGCGTTCCCGAAGGCTTTGATCTGCACAAGACGGTGGGTCGCCAGCTCGACGCCAAGAAGAAGATGTTCGAGACGGGCGTCGGCTTCGATTGGGCCACGGCCGAGGCGCTGGCCTTCGGGTCGCTGGCGGTCGAGGGCTTCCCCGTGCGTCTGTCCGGGCAGGATTGCACCCGTGGCACCTTCTCGCAGCGCCATTCTGCCTTCATCGATCAGACCACCGAAGAGCGTCATTACCCGCTGAACCACATCCGGGCCGGTCAGGCGCGGTATGAGGTGATCGATTCGATGCTGTCGGAATATGCGGTGCTGGGCTTTGAATACGGCTATTCGCTGTCCGAGCCGAATGCGCTGGTGATGTGGGAAGCGCAGTTCGGCGATTTCGCCAATGGCGCGCAGATCATGTTCGACCAGTTCATCAACTCGGGCGAAAGCAAATGGCTGCGCATGTCGGGCCTTGTCATGCTGCTGCCGCATGGGTTTGAAGGGCAGGGGCCGGAACACTCGTCGGCACGTCTGGAACGCTTCCTGCAAATGTCGGCACATGACAACTGGATCGTTGCCAACTGCTCCACCCCGGCGAACTACTTCCACATTCTGCGCCGCCAGATCCACCGCGACTTCCGCAAGCCGCTGGTGCTGATGACGCCGAAATCGCTGCTGCGCCATCCGCTCTGCGTGTCGACTGCGGCAGATTTCACCACCGGATCCAGCTTCCACCGCGTGCTGTGGGATGATGCCGAGCGCGGCAACTCCAAAACCATGCTGAAGGCAGATGACCAGATCAAGCGCGTCGTGCTTTGTTCGGGCAAGGTCTATTATGACCTGCTGGCGGAACGCGATGCGCGCGGGCTGGACGATGTCTATCTGCTGCGGGTGGAACAGCTGTATCCGATGCCGACCAAATCGCTGATCACCGAACTGGCGCGCTTCAAGCAGGCCGAGATCATCTGGTGTCAGGAAGAGCCGAAGAACCAGGGGGCCTGGAGCTATATCGAGCCGAACCTGGAATGGGTGCTGGGTCAGGTGGGCGGGGCGACGAAACGCGCCCGTTACGCCGGGCGCAATGCCTCTGCCTCGCCGGCCACCGGCCTCGCATCGAAACATAAAGCCGAACAAGAAGCGCTCGTGAATGATGCGCTGATCGCTGAAGGGAAATAA
- the odhB gene encoding 2-oxoglutarate dehydrogenase complex dihydrolipoyllysine-residue succinyltransferase: protein MSIEVRVPALGESVTEATIATWFKKPGDAVTVDEILCELETDKVSLDVPSPAAGILGEIVAQEGETVAANALLATITEGAAGAVAVKAVEPKAEAAAAVNSPGAGPETVTARADIEDAPAAKKAMAEAGLSRDAVQGTGRDGRVMKDDVAKAVAAAAAAPAPVAAAPRAPVPADDAAREERVKMTRLRATIARRLKDAQNTAAMLTTYNEVDMSGIMELRNTYKDAFEKKHGVKMGFMSFFVKACTHALKEVPEVNAEIDGQDVVYKNYVHMGVAVGTPSGLVVPVVRDADQMGFAAIEKKIAELGLRARDGKLSMAEMQGGSFTISNGGVYGSLMSSPILNPPQSGILGMHKIQDRPVVVNGQIVIRPMMYLALSYDHRIVDGKGAVTFLVRVKEALEDPRRLLMDL, encoded by the coding sequence ATGAGCATCGAAGTCCGCGTCCCCGCTCTGGGCGAAAGCGTCACCGAAGCCACCATCGCCACCTGGTTCAAGAAGCCGGGCGATGCCGTGACAGTTGACGAAATCCTGTGCGAGCTGGAAACCGACAAGGTCAGCCTTGACGTGCCGTCGCCTGCCGCCGGTATCCTGGGCGAGATCGTGGCGCAGGAAGGCGAAACGGTTGCCGCCAACGCGCTGCTGGCCACCATCACCGAAGGCGCTGCCGGGGCTGTGGCCGTGAAAGCGGTCGAGCCGAAAGCCGAAGCGGCCGCCGCCGTCAATTCGCCCGGTGCCGGGCCGGAAACCGTCACCGCGCGCGCCGACATCGAAGATGCCCCCGCCGCGAAAAAGGCGATGGCCGAGGCTGGTCTCAGCCGCGATGCGGTGCAGGGCACCGGTCGCGATGGCCGCGTGATGAAGGATGATGTGGCCAAAGCCGTGGCCGCTGCGGCCGCAGCCCCTGCGCCGGTGGCCGCCGCCCCCCGCGCGCCGGTTCCGGCGGATGACGCCGCCCGGGAAGAGCGTGTGAAGATGACACGCCTGCGCGCCACCATCGCCCGCCGCCTGAAGGACGCGCAGAACACCGCCGCCATGCTGACCACCTATAACGAGGTGGACATGTCGGGCATCATGGAGCTGCGCAACACCTACAAGGACGCGTTCGAAAAGAAGCACGGCGTCAAGATGGGCTTCATGTCCTTCTTCGTGAAAGCCTGCACCCATGCGCTGAAGGAAGTGCCTGAGGTGAATGCGGAAATCGACGGTCAGGACGTGGTTTACAAGAACTATGTCCATATGGGCGTCGCCGTCGGCACGCCGTCGGGCCTCGTCGTGCCGGTGGTGCGCGATGCCGATCAGATGGGCTTTGCCGCGATCGAGAAAAAGATTGCCGAACTGGGCCTGCGCGCCCGTGATGGCAAACTGTCGATGGCGGAAATGCAGGGCGGTTCGTTCACCATTTCCAATGGTGGCGTCTATGGCTCGCTGATGTCTTCGCCGATCCTGAACCCGCCGCAATCGGGTATCCTCGGGATGCACAAGATCCAAGACCGCCCGGTGGTGGTGAATGGCCAGATCGTGATCCGTCCGATGATGTATCTGGCGCTGTCCTATGATCACCGCATCGTGGACGGCAAAGGCGCCGTGACCTTCCTTGTGCGCGTCAAAGAAGCGCTGGAAGACCCGCGCCGCCTGCTGATGGATCTGTAA
- a CDS encoding MAPEG family protein, with the protein MPPELTALALAGLLQAVQFVLFAVPANLELGTGYTSSARDKPPSRQLSTVTARLQRAMNNHFEGLILFTIAVLVVVLGNQSSGVTVACAWAYLAARILYIPAYAYGLRPWRSAIWAVGFFATVAMLIAALI; encoded by the coding sequence ATGCCCCCCGAACTCACCGCGCTGGCGCTTGCCGGTCTGTTGCAAGCCGTGCAATTCGTGCTGTTTGCCGTGCCCGCCAATCTGGAGCTGGGCACCGGCTATACCTCTTCGGCGCGTGACAAGCCGCCGTCGCGGCAGCTTTCGACGGTCACCGCCCGGCTGCAACGGGCGATGAACAACCATTTTGAAGGCTTGATCCTGTTCACCATCGCCGTGCTGGTGGTGGTGCTGGGCAATCAATCCTCCGGCGTGACGGTGGCCTGTGCCTGGGCCTATCTCGCCGCCCGCATCCTCTATATTCCGGCCTATGCCTATGGTCTGCGCCCTTGGCGCTCGGCCATCTGGGCGGTGGGATTTTTCGCAACCGTGGCGATGCTGATCGCCGCTTTGATCTGA
- the lpdA gene encoding dihydrolipoyl dehydrogenase yields MAEFDVIIIGGGPGGYVCAIRCAQLGLKTAVVEGRDALGGTCLNVGCIPSKALLNATHHLHEVHENFEKMGLMGAHPTVDWAKMQAYKQDVVTGNTKGIEFLFKKNKVTWLKGWGSIPAPGQVTVGDETHTAKHIVIATGSEPSSLPGVTVDEEVVVTSTGALALGAIPKTMVVIGAGVIGLEMGSVYARLGTQVTVVEYLDAITPGMDGEVAKSFQKILAKQGFKFILGAAVQGTERSAGGAKVAYKLRKDDSAHEIEAEVVLVATGRKPYLAGLGLEALGVALEPRGQVKTDGHFGTNVKGLYAIGDAIIGPMLAHKAEDEGMALAEILAGKSGHVNYGVIPGVVYTTPEVASVGQTEEQLKAAGHAYKVGKFPFMGNARAKAVFQADGFVKLLADKATDRILGCHIIGPGAGDLIHEVCVAMEFGASAQDLALTCHAHPTYSEAVREAALACGDGAIHA; encoded by the coding sequence ATGGCTGAATTTGACGTGATCATCATCGGTGGTGGCCCTGGCGGCTATGTCTGCGCCATCCGCTGTGCGCAGCTTGGCCTGAAAACCGCCGTGGTCGAGGGGCGCGACGCCTTGGGCGGCACCTGCCTGAATGTGGGCTGCATCCCGTCGAAGGCCTTGCTGAACGCCACGCATCATCTGCATGAAGTGCATGAGAACTTTGAAAAAATGGGCCTGATGGGCGCGCATCCGACCGTGGATTGGGCCAAGATGCAGGCCTATAAGCAGGATGTGGTGACCGGCAATACCAAGGGCATCGAGTTCCTGTTCAAGAAGAACAAGGTGACCTGGCTGAAAGGCTGGGGCAGCATTCCGGCACCGGGGCAGGTGACCGTCGGGGACGAAACCCATACGGCCAAGCATATCGTGATTGCCACCGGATCGGAACCGTCGAGCCTGCCGGGTGTCACGGTGGATGAAGAGGTGGTTGTCACCTCGACCGGCGCCTTGGCGCTGGGGGCGATTCCGAAAACCATGGTGGTGATCGGGGCCGGGGTGATCGGTCTGGAAATGGGCTCGGTCTATGCGCGGCTTGGCACTCAGGTGACTGTGGTGGAATATCTCGACGCCATCACCCCCGGCATGGACGGCGAAGTGGCGAAGAGCTTCCAGAAGATCCTTGCCAAACAGGGCTTCAAATTCATCCTCGGCGCGGCGGTGCAGGGCACCGAACGCAGCGCTGGCGGCGCGAAAGTGGCCTACAAGCTGCGCAAGGACGACTCGGCGCATGAGATCGAGGCCGAGGTGGTGCTGGTCGCCACCGGCCGCAAACCCTATCTGGCCGGGCTTGGGCTGGAGGCGCTTGGCGTGGCGCTGGAACCCCGCGGACAGGTCAAGACCGACGGCCATTTCGGCACCAATGTCAAAGGGCTCTATGCCATTGGCGATGCGATCATCGGCCCGATGCTGGCGCACAAGGCCGAAGACGAGGGCATGGCGCTGGCCGAAATTCTGGCGGGCAAATCCGGCCACGTGAATTATGGCGTCATTCCGGGCGTGGTTTACACCACGCCGGAAGTGGCCTCTGTCGGGCAGACGGAAGAGCAGCTGAAAGCCGCAGGCCATGCCTACAAGGTGGGCAAGTTCCCCTTCATGGGCAATGCGCGGGCGAAAGCGGTGTTCCAGGCCGATGGTTTTGTGAAACTGCTGGCCGACAAGGCCACCGACCGTATTCTGGGCTGCCATATCATCGGGCCGGGGGCAGGGGATCTGATCCACGAAGTCTGTGTGGCGATGGAATTCGGCGCTTCGGCGCAGGATCTCGCGCTGACCTGCCACGCGCATCCGACCTATAGCGAGGCGGTGCGCGAAGCCGCCCTTGCCTGTGGCGACGGCGCGATCCACGCCTGA
- a CDS encoding protein meaA — MQTRFTRPAMTATKDTPWLFRTYAGHSTATASNALYRTNLAKGQTGLSVAFDLPTQTGYDSDHELARGEVGKVGVPVAHLGDMRSLFQDIPLEQMNTSMTINATAPWLLALYIAVAEEQGADVSKLNGTVQNDLIKEYLSRGTYICPPKPSLSMITDVAAYTQKHLPKWNPMNVCSYHLQEAGATPEQELAFALATGCAVLDDLKGKVSAEDFPNMVGRISFFVNAGIRFVTELCKMRAFVDLWDEICLTRYGVQDAKYRRFRYGVQVNSLGLTEQQPENNVYRILIEMLAVTLSKKARARAVQLPAWNEALGLPRPWDQQWSLRMQQILAYETDLLEYDDLFDGNPAIDRKVEALKDGARAELAQIDSMGGAVAAIDYMKGRLVEANADRIAKIESKETVVVGVNRWTEAAPSPLTAGDGAIMVADADAERDQIARLNDWRASRDEAAVKRALEALRQAAATGKNVMPASIAAAKAGATTGEWGAVVRTAFGEYRAPTGVSRSPSNRTEGLEPIREAVASVSSKLGRQLKFLVGKPGLDGHSNGAEQIAARARDCGMDIHYEGIRLTPTEIVSAAVDQQAHVVGLSILSGSHLPLISEVLERMRAADIGNVPLVVGGIIPEEDAAQLRKMGVAAVYTPKDFELNRIMLDIVGLVDPTPVAAE, encoded by the coding sequence TTGCAGACGCGATTCACGAGGCCCGCCATGACCGCGACGAAAGATACCCCTTGGCTGTTCCGCACCTATGCGGGCCATTCCACGGCAACAGCCTCCAATGCGCTGTACCGCACCAACCTTGCCAAAGGGCAAACCGGCCTCTCCGTTGCCTTCGATCTGCCAACCCAGACGGGCTATGACAGTGATCACGAACTCGCCCGTGGCGAAGTCGGCAAGGTCGGCGTTCCGGTGGCCCATCTGGGCGATATGCGCAGCCTGTTCCAGGATATTCCGCTGGAGCAGATGAACACCTCGATGACGATCAACGCCACGGCCCCCTGGCTTCTGGCGCTTTATATCGCCGTCGCCGAAGAGCAGGGCGCCGATGTGTCCAAGCTGAATGGCACGGTGCAGAACGATCTGATCAAGGAATATCTCAGCCGCGGCACCTATATCTGCCCGCCGAAACCCAGCCTGTCGATGATCACCGATGTGGCGGCCTATACCCAGAAACATCTGCCCAAATGGAACCCGATGAACGTGTGTTCCTATCACCTGCAAGAGGCAGGGGCCACGCCAGAGCAGGAACTGGCCTTCGCGCTCGCCACCGGCTGCGCCGTGCTGGATGATCTGAAAGGGAAAGTGTCTGCCGAAGATTTCCCCAATATGGTCGGCAGGATCTCGTTTTTCGTCAATGCCGGCATCCGCTTCGTGACCGAGTTGTGCAAGATGCGCGCCTTTGTCGATCTCTGGGATGAAATCTGCCTGACCCGCTATGGCGTTCAGGATGCGAAATACCGCCGCTTCCGCTATGGCGTGCAGGTCAATAGCCTCGGCCTGACGGAACAGCAGCCCGAAAACAACGTCTACCGCATCCTGATCGAAATGCTGGCGGTCACGCTATCGAAAAAGGCCCGCGCTCGCGCGGTGCAGCTGCCCGCCTGGAACGAGGCGCTCGGCCTGCCCCGCCCCTGGGATCAGCAATGGTCGCTGCGCATGCAGCAGATCCTCGCCTATGAAACCGACCTGCTGGAATATGACGATCTGTTCGACGGCAACCCGGCGATTGATCGCAAGGTCGAGGCGTTGAAAGACGGTGCCCGCGCAGAACTGGCGCAGATCGACAGCATGGGCGGGGCCGTGGCGGCCATCGACTACATGAAAGGCCGTCTGGTCGAAGCCAATGCCGACCGGATCGCCAAGATCGAATCGAAGGAAACCGTGGTCGTCGGCGTGAACCGCTGGACCGAGGCTGCCCCCTCGCCGCTGACCGCAGGCGATGGTGCCATCATGGTGGCCGATGCCGATGCCGAACGCGACCAGATCGCCCGCCTGAACGACTGGCGGGCCAGCCGCGATGAGGCGGCGGTGAAACGCGCGCTGGAGGCATTGCGTCAAGCGGCGGCCACCGGCAAGAATGTCATGCCCGCCTCGATCGCCGCTGCGAAAGCCGGGGCCACAACCGGCGAATGGGGCGCCGTGGTGCGGACCGCCTTTGGCGAATACCGCGCGCCCACCGGCGTGTCGCGCAGCCCCTCCAACCGCACCGAGGGGCTGGAGCCGATCCGCGAGGCAGTGGCCAGCGTTTCATCCAAACTCGGGCGGCAACTCAAGTTTCTCGTGGGTAAACCGGGTCTGGACGGCCATTCCAATGGGGCCGAACAGATCGCCGCCCGCGCCCGCGATTGCGGCATGGACATCCATTACGAAGGCATCCGCCTCACCCCGACCGAAATCGTCTCTGCCGCCGTCGACCAGCAGGCGCATGTCGTCGGTCTGTCGATCCTGTCCGGCTCGCACCTGCCGCTGATTTCCGAAGTGCTGGAACGGATGCGCGCCGCCGATATCGGCAATGTGCCGCTGGTGGTGGGGGGCATCATCCCCGAGGAAGATGCGGCGCAACTGCGCAAGATGGGCGTGGCGGCGGTCTATACCCCGAAGGATTTCGAGCTGAACCGCATCATGCTGGATATCGTCGGTCTGGTCGATCCCACGCCGGTCGCCGCCGAATAA
- a CDS encoding 1-acyl-sn-glycerol-3-phosphate acyltransferase — MTTTVELPLWLVVLALVLAAIAALERVLMPSARWFLRRRMERLLGRLNTHLARPIHPFRLMARQDRIVQLTYDPKVLQAVMEHAQETGVPEPVAFQEARTYAREIVPGFSALVYFGFATRAARWLSRLLYRVRVGRVDTALAGIDPEATVIFVMNHRSNMDYVLVTWLVANRSALSYAVGEWARIWPLSRLIRAMGAYFIRRGSRNALYRRVLARYVQITAAEGVTQAVFPEGGLSLDGRVGAAKMGLLSYILQDFGPDHRDVVFVPVGIGYDRVLEDRLLVEADRKGVRRFRAGAFGILAFVTRMAWRKLRGRFTGFGAAAVAFGAPLSLRGWLATQTGAEPEALGAALMARVAEAVPMLPVPLVAAAVRAGARDRAGVEASVTALVAQLEAKGAGVELAEGGIAATVDEGLQALLARGILFDLNGLRVVSGKESLLAFQAAAVEQRIQIQ, encoded by the coding sequence ATGACAACAACGGTTGAACTTCCGCTCTGGTTGGTGGTGCTGGCTTTGGTTCTCGCGGCGATTGCCGCGTTGGAACGGGTATTGATGCCCTCGGCGCGCTGGTTCCTGCGGCGGCGGATGGAGCGGCTGCTAGGGCGGCTCAACACCCATTTGGCGCGGCCCATCCATCCGTTTCGCCTGATGGCGCGGCAGGACCGCATCGTGCAATTGACCTATGATCCCAAGGTGTTGCAGGCGGTGATGGAGCATGCGCAAGAGACAGGCGTGCCCGAGCCGGTGGCGTTTCAGGAGGCGCGCACCTATGCGCGCGAAATCGTGCCGGGGTTTTCGGCGCTGGTCTATTTCGGCTTTGCCACCCGGGCGGCGCGCTGGCTGTCGCGGTTGCTGTATCGGGTGCGGGTCGGGCGGGTGGATACGGCCCTGGCCGGGATCGACCCCGAGGCGACGGTGATCTTCGTGATGAATCACCGTAGCAATATGGATTATGTGCTGGTCACATGGCTGGTGGCGAACCGCTCGGCCCTGTCTTATGCGGTGGGCGAATGGGCGCGGATCTGGCCATTGTCGCGGTTGATCCGGGCGATGGGGGCCTATTTCATCCGGCGCGGCTCGCGCAATGCGCTCTATCGCCGGGTTCTGGCGCGCTATGTGCAGATCACGGCAGCCGAAGGGGTGACGCAGGCGGTGTTTCCCGAAGGCGGCCTGAGCCTTGATGGCCGGGTCGGGGCGGCCAAGATGGGGCTGCTGTCCTATATCTTGCAGGATTTCGGGCCGGATCACCGGGATGTGGTCTTTGTGCCGGTGGGCATCGGTTATGACCGCGTGCTGGAGGATCGCCTGCTGGTCGAGGCAGATCGCAAGGGCGTGCGGCGGTTCCGCGCCGGGGCCTTTGGCATTCTGGCATTTGTGACGCGCATGGCGTGGCGCAAGCTGCGGGGGCGTTTTACCGGCTTTGGGGCGGCGGCGGTGGCCTTTGGGGCGCCGCTGTCGCTGCGCGGCTGGCTGGCCACCCAGACCGGGGCCGAGCCCGAGGCGCTGGGGGCGGCGCTGATGGCGCGGGTGGCCGAGGCGGTGCCGATGCTGCCGGTGCCGCTGGTGGCGGCGGCGGTGCGGGCAGGGGCACGGGATCGCGCCGGGGTGGAGGCCTCGGTCACGGCGCTGGTGGCACAGTTGGAGGCCAAAGGCGCGGGGGTGGAGCTTGCCGAGGGCGGGATTGCCGCCACGGTGGACGAGGGGCTTCAGGCGCTGCTGGCGCGGGGCATCCTGTTCGATCTGAATGGCCTGCGCGTTGTGTCAGGCAAGGAGTCGCTTCTGGCTTTTCAGGCTGCGGCCGTAGAACAGAGAATTCAAATTCAATAA
- a CDS encoding YgaP family membrane protein, with the protein MTLDRSIFLFAGVMVLLSVALTLWVSPSFMWLTVFIGANLIQSSFTGFCPAARLFKALGIKAGCAFQ; encoded by the coding sequence ATGACACTTGACCGTTCGATCTTTCTGTTTGCCGGGGTGATGGTGCTGCTGAGCGTGGCACTGACGCTGTGGGTCTCGCCCTCTTTCATGTGGCTGACCGTGTTCATCGGGGCCAATCTGATCCAGTCATCCTTCACCGGCTTCTGCCCGGCGGCGCGGCTGTTCAAGGCGCTTGGCATCAAGGCAGGCTGCGCATTCCAATAA
- a CDS encoding universal stress protein: protein MTHKILCTTDGSAHSNVAVAQAAEIASKFGASLSICVVNIAHGGPKGPLIHHWTAAEVAGLLDAAVALAAQHGVAEPKRVDIISREAATGIVHYAEANGYDHIVVGTGDKRGVSRLMLGSVAADVMARAHCTVTVAR from the coding sequence ATGACACACAAGATCCTTTGTACCACGGACGGCAGCGCGCACTCAAATGTCGCTGTCGCTCAAGCCGCTGAAATCGCGTCGAAATTCGGGGCGTCTTTGTCCATCTGCGTGGTGAATATCGCCCATGGTGGCCCGAAGGGCCCGTTGATCCATCACTGGACGGCGGCAGAGGTGGCCGGGCTGCTGGATGCGGCTGTGGCGCTGGCGGCGCAGCATGGTGTTGCCGAGCCCAAGCGGGTGGACATCATCAGCCGCGAGGCCGCCACCGGGATCGTGCATTACGCCGAGGCCAATGGCTATGACCACATCGTTGTCGGCACCGGCGACAAGCGGGGCGTGTCGCGGCTGATGCTGGGCTCTGTTGCCGCCGATGTGATGGCGCGGGCGCATTGCACCGTGACCGTCGCGCGCTGA
- the parA gene encoding ParA family partition ATPase, whose protein sequence is MGKVITVAQQKGGAGKTTLAVNLAVCFAKQGLRVALIDSDPQGSLGRWFMTRLDRLGAPDLEFSTASAWGVGYECKKLRQSHDIVIVDTPPKVDSDLRPALREADLVLIPVAASHVDLWATDGVLDLVARESGRALIVLNRMTSGTRLSDEVALAAEGVAQVASARLVNRVAFAETLGQGLAAAEGRGSAATEAKALAAEVLAVLAE, encoded by the coding sequence ATGGGCAAAGTCATTACGGTTGCACAGCAGAAGGGCGGCGCGGGGAAAACCACGCTGGCCGTCAATCTGGCGGTGTGTTTCGCCAAGCAGGGGTTGCGGGTGGCGCTGATCGACAGCGATCCGCAGGGCAGCCTTGGCCGTTGGTTCATGACACGTCTGGACCGGCTGGGCGCGCCGGATCTGGAGTTTTCCACCGCCTCGGCCTGGGGGGTGGGGTATGAGTGCAAAAAGCTGCGCCAAAGCCATGACATCGTGATTGTCGACACGCCGCCCAAGGTGGACAGCGATCTGCGGCCCGCGCTGCGCGAGGCGGATCTGGTGCTGATCCCGGTGGCGGCCAGCCATGTCGATCTGTGGGCAACCGATGGTGTGCTGGATCTGGTGGCGCGCGAAAGTGGCCGGGCGCTGATCGTGCTGAACCGCATGACCTCGGGCACGCGCCTGTCCGACGAGGTGGCGCTGGCCGCCGAAGGCGTGGCGCAAGTCGCCTCGGCGCGGCTGGTGAACCGCGTGGCCTTTGCCGAAACGCTGGGGCAGGGGTTGGCGGCGGCAGAAGGACGCGGGTCAGCGGCCACCGAAGCCAAGGCGCTCGCCGCCGAAGTTCTGGCCGTTCTGGCCGAATGA